One part of the Microbulbifer sp. THAF38 genome encodes these proteins:
- a CDS encoding multidrug efflux SMR transporter, which translates to MAWFYLILAGLCEIGWVLGLKISQGSNTRLLGVVMAMVFIGISGFLLWLAQREIPIGTSYAVWTGIGAAGAFAVGVLFFGDSTSLGRYLGVLLIILGVVTLKLSH; encoded by the coding sequence ATGGCCTGGTTCTACTTAATACTCGCTGGACTATGCGAAATTGGTTGGGTGCTGGGACTGAAAATTTCACAGGGAAGTAACACCCGCCTTCTGGGTGTGGTTATGGCTATGGTATTTATTGGGATCAGTGGATTTCTGCTGTGGCTGGCGCAGCGGGAGATACCTATTGGTACTTCCTATGCGGTCTGGACTGGAATTGGTGCCGCCGGAGCCTTTGCGGTAGGGGTGCTGTTCTTTGGAGACTCCACCAGCCTTGGACGCTATCTGGGAGTTTTGCTCATTATCTTGGGCGTTGTCACTTTAAAACTCTCTCATTAA
- the rsgA gene encoding ribosome small subunit-dependent GTPase A, giving the protein MSKSHFTRRSVNRLGTKSASIKIEREASPLQKLGWKSFFQQQLTLDELEQCLPLRIMAVHRSRLELAGEQGAVSLPLTGSLVANLPAVGDWLLLEKSSGYFVRLLSRSSQFERMAPGGHQVQMIAANVDSVFIVSSLNDDFNLSRIERYLVLARESGCSPHLILTKADLCEDIAPFLQALRPFGELPVALVNSLDRESVAQLRQWCLPGETIALLGSSGVGKSTLLNALSGESLAETGTIREADSKGRHTTRKRSLHSLSWGALLLDSPGMRELGLVHVEDGVAETFSDIAALSRDCRFSDCQHQSEPGCAVQEAITGGSLDDRRLRNWQKLQQELSRNGQTLAQKRAGDRALSQMYRSVQNQARKRKYSEN; this is encoded by the coding sequence TTGAGTAAATCTCACTTTACCCGTCGGTCTGTTAACAGACTCGGTACTAAATCCGCATCTATCAAAATTGAGCGGGAAGCTTCTCCGCTACAAAAACTCGGCTGGAAGTCTTTTTTCCAACAGCAGCTGACGCTCGACGAACTCGAGCAGTGTTTGCCGCTGCGGATTATGGCTGTGCACCGCAGTCGCCTGGAATTGGCCGGCGAGCAGGGGGCTGTGTCCCTTCCCCTAACCGGGAGTCTTGTGGCTAATTTGCCCGCGGTGGGGGATTGGCTGTTGTTAGAGAAGAGCAGTGGATATTTCGTGCGTTTGTTGAGCCGCAGCAGCCAGTTTGAGCGTATGGCACCTGGGGGGCATCAGGTGCAGATGATCGCTGCCAATGTCGATAGTGTTTTTATTGTTTCGTCCCTGAATGATGACTTTAACCTCTCACGTATTGAGCGCTATTTGGTTCTGGCTCGGGAGTCTGGTTGCAGCCCACACCTGATTCTGACTAAGGCCGATCTGTGTGAAGACATTGCCCCTTTTCTTCAGGCTTTGCGCCCATTCGGTGAATTACCTGTTGCACTGGTCAATAGCCTGGATCGAGAAAGCGTGGCACAGCTGCGCCAGTGGTGCTTACCTGGGGAAACTATCGCGCTGTTAGGTTCTTCTGGAGTGGGAAAATCCACTTTGCTAAATGCGCTGTCTGGCGAATCCCTGGCTGAGACTGGGACCATTCGCGAAGCCGACAGTAAAGGGCGTCACACTACAAGGAAACGCTCTCTTCACTCCCTGAGTTGGGGAGCGCTGTTACTCGATAGCCCTGGAATGCGGGAGCTGGGGTTGGTGCATGTTGAAGATGGCGTAGCGGAGACTTTCTCCGATATTGCGGCCTTGTCCAGGGACTGTCGCTTCTCTGACTGCCAGCACCAGTCAGAGCCAGGCTGTGCGGTACAAGAGGCAATAACGGGCGGTTCGCTGGATGATCGGCGCTTGCGAAATTGGCAAAAACTGCAACAGGAACTAAGCCGTAACGGTCAAACTCTGGCGCAGAAACGGGCAGGGGACAGAGCGTTATCCCAGATGTATCGATCTGTGCAAAATCAGGCGCGTAAACGCAAATATTCAGAGAATTAA